In the genome of Limnobaculum zhutongyuii, one region contains:
- a CDS encoding substrate-binding domain-containing protein, protein MNNQEKPIRNKRYIIETLLLTLIGLPVLIQVASIAIGMLIPNFLVAIVLASLVIFPVGFWWARKKNLPTSFLPRYLPVLAPLIYCLLTWAIVTALSKGDFTHSSFGDLMGLFIPFMATNIIAFFTGSLWILLLTPVVCYISFALGLAVGAKRSGSVVTNYRGRLPTLILSGILLIIIAFQGYQRETHLVTENRELTVNETISLWDYAPFKTEDNRLTPLSSPATISIDKDWPRMDGATAAYPVYASAVQALYKGLDENSVTPYIHSRRTPEAYNALIAGETDLIFVAQPSEQQKKLAADNGLTLTMVPFAREAFVFITHKDNPVKNLSVEQIREIYSGQITNWQAVGGQNTNIIPYQRPEGSGSQTTMLAKVMQDTAMREPLESEMAQGMGGIIRRVANYQNTSNALGYSFRYYASQMNHNDRLQLLSVNGIAPTAENIRNGSYPFSVNVYMVTARQPTANTQKLMDWFLSPQGQKLIEDVGYIAIGATH, encoded by the coding sequence ATGAACAATCAGGAAAAACCCATCCGTAATAAACGCTATATCATAGAAACCCTATTACTTACCCTGATTGGGCTACCGGTTCTGATTCAGGTCGCCAGCATCGCAATCGGCATGCTAATTCCAAATTTTCTGGTTGCTATCGTTCTTGCGTCACTGGTTATCTTTCCGGTCGGATTTTGGTGGGCGCGGAAAAAGAATTTACCAACCAGCTTTCTGCCTCGTTATCTGCCGGTATTAGCGCCGTTAATATACTGTTTATTAACCTGGGCTATCGTAACGGCTCTCAGCAAAGGCGACTTTACCCACTCATCGTTTGGCGATCTGATGGGTCTGTTTATCCCTTTTATGGCAACAAACATTATTGCTTTTTTCACCGGAAGCTTATGGATACTGCTTCTGACGCCTGTGGTTTGCTATATCAGCTTTGCTTTAGGCCTTGCCGTTGGAGCCAAAAGATCGGGGAGTGTCGTTACCAACTACCGGGGGCGATTACCTACTCTGATTTTAAGTGGAATTTTGCTGATTATTATCGCCTTTCAGGGTTATCAACGTGAAACCCATTTAGTCACAGAAAATCGCGAACTTACCGTTAACGAAACCATCAGTCTGTGGGACTATGCGCCTTTTAAAACCGAAGATAACCGACTGACGCCGCTCTCTTCACCAGCCACAATATCCATCGACAAAGACTGGCCGCGAATGGATGGCGCCACTGCCGCCTATCCGGTTTACGCCTCAGCCGTTCAGGCGCTGTATAAAGGACTGGATGAGAACTCAGTGACCCCTTATATCCACAGCCGCCGTACTCCGGAGGCTTACAACGCCCTGATTGCCGGTGAGACTGACTTAATTTTTGTTGCCCAACCTTCAGAACAGCAAAAGAAACTGGCAGCCGATAATGGCCTGACACTAACCATGGTCCCCTTTGCGCGGGAAGCTTTCGTATTTATCACTCATAAAGATAACCCCGTGAAGAATCTATCCGTTGAGCAAATACGTGAGATCTATTCCGGTCAGATAACTAACTGGCAGGCGGTCGGTGGCCAAAATACCAATATCATTCCCTATCAACGGCCTGAAGGTTCCGGTAGTCAAACCACCATGCTGGCGAAAGTGATGCAAGATACAGCCATGCGCGAACCGTTAGAATCAGAAATGGCGCAAGGAATGGGCGGTATTATTCGTCGGGTGGCCAATTACCAGAACACCAGCAATGCCCTCGGTTATTCATTTCGTTATTATGCCAGCCAAATGAATCATAATGATCGGCTACAACTATTATCGGTTAACGGTATTGCCCCAACGGCTGAAAATATTCGTAATGGCAGTTATCCGTTTAGCGTTAATGTTTATATGGTGACTGCCCGTCAGCCTACTGCAAATACTCAAAAACTGATGGACTGGTTCCTTAGTCCACAAGGGCAAAAGCTAATAGAGGATGTTGGATATATAGCCATCGGTGCAACTCACTAA
- a CDS encoding YraN family protein, translating to MDTIPSGTTGSGKITHYQVGTRYEAIARRHLERSGLCFVTANVKFRGGELDLIMQDGDILVFVEVRYRQNSHFGHATDSITWHKRQRLLYAASRWLAQHQLCLETTNCRFDVLAITGNQLQWLPNAFNADGET from the coding sequence ATGGATACAATACCGTCAGGGACAACTGGTTCCGGTAAAATAACCCACTATCAGGTTGGTACGCGCTATGAAGCCATAGCGCGTCGCCATCTGGAACGTTCAGGTTTATGCTTTGTCACCGCAAACGTTAAGTTTCGCGGTGGCGAGCTGGACTTAATTATGCAGGACGGCGATATTCTGGTATTTGTGGAAGTACGCTATCGGCAAAATTCACACTTTGGTCACGCCACCGACTCTATTACCTGGCATAAGCGGCAACGTTTGCTTTATGCTGCTTCCCGCTGGTTAGCACAACATCAATTATGTCTGGAAACAACAAACTGTCGGTTCGATGTTTTAGCCATTACCGGTAATCAGTTACAATGGTTGCCGAACGCGTTCAATGCCGATGGTGAGACCTAG
- the diaA gene encoding DnaA initiator-associating protein DiaA: MLERIKGCFTESIQTQIAAAEALPDSISRAAMSIVQSLLNGNKVLACGNGASAANAQHFAATLIHRFETERPSLPALALSADTITLTAINNGGVKDEGYAKQVRALGQAGDILVAISSRGNSRDIIKAVEAAVTRDMTIIALTGSDGGELAGLLGLQDVEIRIPSHRAARIQEMHMLIINCLCDLIDYTLFPHQDD, from the coding sequence ATGTTAGAAAGAATTAAAGGCTGTTTTACCGAAAGCATCCAAACACAAATTGCGGCAGCAGAAGCCCTGCCAGACTCCATATCCCGTGCAGCGATGAGCATTGTTCAGTCATTACTGAATGGAAATAAAGTACTGGCCTGTGGCAATGGCGCTTCCGCCGCTAATGCTCAACATTTTGCCGCCACGCTAATCCATCGTTTTGAAACCGAACGTCCCAGCTTACCTGCTTTAGCCCTGAGCGCAGACACCATCACCCTCACCGCCATTAATAATGGTGGCGTAAAAGATGAAGGTTATGCTAAACAGGTACGTGCGCTGGGGCAGGCCGGCGATATTTTAGTGGCAATTTCAAGCCGTGGTAATAGCCGTGATATCATCAAAGCCGTTGAAGCCGCAGTGACCCGGGATATGACCATTATCGCTCTGACGGGCTCTGATGGCGGTGAACTGGCTGGTTTACTGGGCCTGCAGGATGTTGAAATCCGTATTCCCTCGCATCGGGCAGCTCGAATACAAGAAATGCACATGTTGATTATCAACTGCCTTTGCGATCTTATTGATTACACCCTATTCCCTCACCAGGATGACTGA
- the iagB gene encoding type III secretion system invasion protein IagB — MRITAFFTLMAISTASYSTCWDEAAGYFNIDPRLLNAIAQVESGMKADAYNSNNNGSYDVGLMQINSSHFSRLKKLGVDEHVLVNDPCISVLVGASILSEMIGQYGYTWEAVGAYNAGMGEKRHDLRMKYAYRVWQRYQKLKER; from the coding sequence ATGAGAATCACCGCTTTCTTTACACTTATGGCGATCAGTACCGCAAGCTATTCAACCTGCTGGGATGAAGCAGCGGGTTACTTCAATATTGATCCCCGGTTATTAAATGCGATAGCGCAAGTTGAGTCGGGTATGAAAGCCGATGCTTATAACTCCAATAACAATGGAAGTTATGATGTTGGGCTAATGCAAATTAACAGTTCCCATTTTTCTCGCCTGAAAAAACTGGGTGTTGATGAGCATGTGCTGGTAAACGATCCCTGCATTTCGGTGTTAGTAGGTGCTTCCATTTTATCAGAAATGATCGGTCAGTATGGTTACACCTGGGAAGCGGTAGGCGCTTACAATGCCGGAATGGGTGAAAAACGTCACGATTTGAGAATGAAATATGCTTATCGGGTATGGCAGCGTTACCAAAAGCTGAAAGAAAGATAA
- the rsmI gene encoding 16S rRNA (cytidine(1402)-2'-O)-methyltransferase, which translates to MSQHNQVAILPSTLYVVPTPIGNLGDITQRALDVLGSVSLIAAEDTRHTGLLLQHFAINAQLFALHDHNEQSKADILITKLKDGHSIALVSDAGTPLINDPGYHLVRRCREENIRVIPLPGACAAITAMSAAGLPSDRFCYEGFLPAKTKARCDVLRDLETEPRTLIFYESTHRLLDSLQDMITVWGPQRYVVLARELTKTWENINGAPVGELLAWVKEDEVRRKGEMVLIVEGYKAENESELSAESLRTLALLQKELPLKKAAVLAAEIHGVKKNALYRYALDQQQGEKEDE; encoded by the coding sequence ATGAGTCAACACAATCAAGTCGCTATTCTACCCTCGACCCTTTACGTGGTGCCCACTCCCATCGGTAACCTTGGCGATATTACTCAAAGAGCGCTAGATGTACTGGGTAGTGTCTCCCTTATTGCGGCAGAGGATACCCGACATACTGGTCTGCTATTACAGCATTTTGCCATTAATGCACAACTTTTTGCACTGCACGATCACAATGAGCAATCTAAGGCAGACATTTTAATCACAAAATTGAAAGATGGACACAGTATAGCGCTTGTTTCTGATGCAGGTACCCCATTAATTAACGATCCGGGTTACCATTTGGTGCGTCGTTGTCGGGAAGAAAATATACGTGTTATCCCGTTACCAGGGGCTTGCGCGGCGATTACGGCGATGTCGGCGGCGGGTCTTCCTTCCGATCGTTTTTGTTATGAAGGTTTTTTACCGGCTAAAACTAAAGCACGTTGCGATGTGCTGCGTGATTTAGAGACTGAACCCAGAACGTTGATCTTCTACGAGTCGACACACCGCCTGCTGGATAGCCTGCAGGACATGATCACCGTTTGGGGGCCACAGCGTTATGTGGTACTGGCGCGAGAATTAACCAAAACCTGGGAAAATATTAATGGCGCACCGGTGGGTGAATTGTTGGCTTGGGTGAAAGAAGATGAAGTGCGCCGCAAAGGTGAGATGGTATTAATTGTTGAAGGCTATAAAGCAGAGAATGAGAGTGAGCTTTCGGCGGAGTCGTTGCGTACATTAGCGCTGTTACAAAAAGAATTACCCTTAAAAAAAGCAGCGGTACTGGCGGCTGAAATTCATGGCGTAAAGAAAAATGCCCTGTATCGCTACGCGCTGGATCAACAGCAGGGCGAAAAGGAAGACGAGTAG
- a CDS encoding helix-turn-helix domain-containing protein: MNSDNDKTTYLQVREGKPTEHINKLMEILTPLTTFKSYKQYRTIQLDNNNESSCILLIEGSVSVCRNKDGMVLTNTHAPTIIGIASLDIRQDNYFLRTETEINAGILSVKTALDVIYQNDALISLMYLQAYFIQTLMERENYLPGTTIYESICLHLLQLMREPEEIRQNTSAYTYIQERTNFSRSRIMNILSALKQGGYIKIEN; the protein is encoded by the coding sequence ATGAATTCCGATAATGATAAAACAACCTATCTTCAGGTTCGGGAGGGTAAACCTACTGAACACATCAATAAGTTGATGGAAATTCTAACGCCACTAACCACCTTTAAATCCTATAAACAATATCGAACTATTCAGCTAGACAATAACAATGAGTCGTCTTGTATCTTATTGATTGAAGGCAGTGTGTCAGTATGTCGGAATAAAGATGGCATGGTGTTAACCAATACCCACGCCCCAACAATCATAGGAATTGCCTCTCTGGATATTCGTCAGGATAATTACTTTTTACGTACAGAAACTGAAATTAATGCGGGTATTTTATCAGTAAAAACAGCGTTAGATGTTATTTATCAAAATGATGCATTAATAAGCCTAATGTATTTACAGGCTTACTTTATTCAAACGCTCATGGAGAGAGAAAATTATCTGCCGGGGACGACCATTTATGAATCAATCTGCCTGCACCTGTTACAGCTGATGCGTGAGCCTGAGGAAATTCGTCAAAATACCAGCGCTTACACCTATATACAGGAACGGACCAACTTTTCCCGCAGCCGTATTATGAATATCTTGTCTGCACTTAAGCAGGGGGGATATATCAAAATTGAAAATTGA
- a CDS encoding S-type pyocin domain-containing protein codes for MATKRIAVIGDRTTTGGVIITGADSCFGDGRQVARMGDRATCPKCNTVGTIIQGLGTFNIHGKGAALDGYLIACGCPARTNRIIANLSMMFADDEQDYVPGSSSSSVQSASFSDSTPQLNKSLSEEKETAKVFAKSCLQDDGCTDAGTESEPSTNFGTMLLYGAASLISSESEANHPSFLHYYPDSNTSHATYGAAPVPVVVPTPAGPMMAMQLMPVATYSSPSVTIPNMLTSVRNQMVVNMLMALKYSGMGIFITNPDKDLTQYTRSELGQIAKQQGTVKTRVRFAWKETDSNHAQVYGIHIEEGNPLENVRVRYMDWDRTETRYQFTEAGETKPTIIWTPVRPEGSDIPTNIGYPSPENGEFNQATILTFPIHELGKADTTEHYPALEEKDFNDYILVFPPDSGMPPIYVMFSNFFRGDDNYKGGPIGLPKEGEITARDIINHLSEKGDGRLTSFSGKKTSSTDSRGADYFTRKGRIVKVSSIDLEQLQSNGVIEIITKEKAKSIIESSSNKRTSGSDYSVYYTMEKNNEILIHGQIPAKYIKNTK; via the coding sequence ATGGCAACAAAACGAATAGCCGTTATTGGTGACAGAACGACAACGGGTGGAGTCATTATCACCGGTGCAGATAGCTGTTTTGGCGATGGGCGACAGGTTGCCCGTATGGGAGACCGAGCGACCTGCCCTAAATGTAATACTGTCGGCACCATTATTCAGGGATTAGGAACCTTTAATATACATGGCAAAGGAGCGGCCTTAGATGGTTATCTGATTGCTTGTGGCTGCCCTGCCAGAACGAATCGAATTATCGCTAATCTGAGCATGATGTTTGCAGATGATGAGCAGGATTATGTGCCAGGATCATCATCCAGCAGCGTTCAATCTGCATCATTTTCTGACTCCACACCTCAACTAAATAAAAGCCTGAGCGAAGAAAAAGAAACAGCCAAAGTTTTTGCTAAATCCTGCCTGCAGGATGATGGTTGCACTGATGCCGGTACTGAATCTGAACCATCAACTAACTTTGGCACGATGCTGCTATATGGCGCAGCGTCATTAATTTCCTCTGAATCAGAAGCAAATCATCCCTCTTTTTTGCATTACTATCCTGACTCAAATACATCTCATGCAACTTATGGAGCGGCACCGGTTCCGGTTGTAGTCCCTACTCCTGCTGGCCCAATGATGGCTATGCAGCTAATGCCTGTTGCTACTTACTCCAGCCCATCAGTCACCATTCCAAATATGTTAACCTCTGTTCGCAATCAGATGGTTGTTAATATGCTAATGGCGCTGAAATACAGTGGAATGGGAATATTTATTACTAACCCTGATAAGGATCTCACCCAATACACTCGTAGTGAATTAGGCCAAATAGCTAAACAGCAGGGAACGGTAAAAACCCGGGTAAGATTTGCATGGAAGGAAACTGACAGCAATCATGCTCAGGTATACGGTATCCATATTGAAGAAGGTAACCCGCTGGAGAATGTTCGGGTTCGCTATATGGATTGGGATCGCACTGAAACACGTTATCAGTTTACGGAAGCTGGCGAAACCAAACCTACCATTATCTGGACTCCCGTTAGACCTGAAGGCAGTGATATTCCAACTAATATTGGTTATCCCTCTCCTGAAAACGGCGAGTTTAATCAGGCTACCATCCTCACTTTTCCAATTCATGAGTTAGGCAAAGCGGATACGACTGAACATTACCCTGCTTTAGAAGAAAAAGATTTTAATGACTATATTCTGGTGTTCCCACCGGATTCGGGGATGCCGCCGATTTATGTCATGTTTAGTAATTTTTTTCGGGGGGATGATAATTATAAAGGTGGTCCGATTGGTCTACCGAAAGAAGGCGAAATTACTGCTCGGGATATTATCAATCACTTAAGTGAAAAAGGTGATGGAAGACTTACCTCTTTTTCAGGAAAAAAGACAAGCTCTACTGACAGCCGAGGTGCTGACTATTTTACTCGTAAAGGACGTATTGTAAAAGTATCATCAATAGATCTTGAGCAACTTCAATCAAATGGAGTTATTGAAATAATTACTAAAGAAAAAGCTAAAAGTATTATTGAATCAAGCTCAAATAAAAGAACTAGCGGTAGTGACTATTCTGTTTATTACACTATGGAAAAGAACAATGAAATATTAATTCATGGGCAAATACCTGCTAAATACATAAAAAATACAAAGTGA
- a CDS encoding penicillin-binding protein activator, producing the protein MRLTTYLRTKASQALPVVLATLFLVGCQSLNNSQNSIQGELTQPSAHYLQLAAESNGDAQINWKLLAVRALIMENDTKQALNILQELPEMLTVAQDQERLLLRAELAAKQQDSKGMFQWLKNINLNELSDVQKARYYRVEIQANQGRDPVAQLRAYINLEPLVTEGEKQKVIDQTWNLLNRFTMPMLTALNVDANENTLSEWLELLQTYQNNKADNSMLQSAVKDWQGRYSRHPASKMLPAPLARALGFQKADTSTANIALLLPLTGSGSKFSPAIQEGFNTAKSQSSTGAGTQVKVYDTGSKPVEELLAQAEQDGASVIVGPLIKTDVEKLAVSPSTLNMLALNQPEKLSDRPNICYFALSPEDEAADAARHINAQGKTSPLIIAPRGNLGDRVARAFADQWSQFGGNAARVQYFSNQTGLRDALSGGRGMSAEGQPITLSSGVTGTISGPVDAIYIVATQPELALIKPMLDMSKASKSASLYASSRSYQAGAGPDFRFEMEGLQFSEIPMLVGLSPAISQAASKYSSDYTLARLYGMGADAWELANHFSEISQLPDFKLSGSTGILSADTNCVVHRQLPWIQYRQGQLVPVK; encoded by the coding sequence ATGCGTTTAACTACATACCTTCGTACTAAGGCAAGCCAGGCTCTGCCAGTAGTACTGGCTACGCTGTTTTTGGTAGGATGCCAAAGTTTAAATAACTCACAGAACAGTATTCAGGGTGAACTGACTCAACCCTCAGCTCACTACTTGCAACTCGCCGCCGAAAGCAATGGCGATGCCCAGATAAACTGGAAGCTGTTAGCCGTCCGCGCACTGATCATGGAAAATGACACCAAACAGGCGTTGAATATACTACAAGAACTGCCCGAGATGCTGACGGTTGCTCAGGATCAGGAGCGCCTCCTGTTACGTGCCGAGCTGGCTGCGAAGCAACAGGATAGCAAAGGTATGTTCCAGTGGCTAAAAAACATTAACCTCAACGAATTATCTGACGTACAGAAAGCCCGCTACTATCGGGTAGAAATACAGGCAAATCAGGGTCGTGACCCGGTAGCTCAACTACGTGCCTATATTAATCTGGAGCCTCTGGTCACCGAAGGTGAAAAACAAAAGGTAATCGATCAAACCTGGAACCTGTTAAACCGATTTACCATGCCGATGCTCACCGCGCTGAATGTTGATGCGAATGAAAATACGCTAAGCGAATGGCTTGAGTTGCTGCAAACCTATCAAAACAATAAAGCAGACAACAGTATGCTTCAGTCTGCGGTTAAGGATTGGCAGGGTCGCTATAGCCGCCATCCGGCATCTAAAATGTTACCTGCACCGCTGGCTCGTGCATTAGGTTTCCAGAAAGCAGATACCTCTACCGCTAATATCGCATTATTACTACCGTTGACCGGTTCCGGCAGTAAGTTCAGCCCGGCCATTCAGGAAGGTTTTAATACAGCGAAATCACAAAGCTCTACTGGTGCAGGTACTCAGGTAAAAGTTTACGATACTGGTAGTAAGCCAGTAGAAGAACTTCTGGCGCAGGCCGAACAAGATGGTGCCTCCGTTATTGTTGGGCCATTAATCAAAACTGACGTAGAAAAACTGGCTGTATCGCCCTCAACGCTCAATATGCTGGCGCTGAATCAACCGGAAAAACTGTCAGATCGTCCAAATATCTGCTATTTCGCCCTGTCACCGGAAGATGAAGCTGCTGATGCCGCTCGTCATATCAATGCTCAGGGTAAAACCTCCCCGTTGATTATTGCACCGCGTGGAAACCTGGGCGATCGCGTAGCGCGCGCCTTTGCCGATCAGTGGAGTCAGTTTGGTGGTAACGCTGCTCGCGTCCAATATTTTTCTAACCAGACTGGTCTGAGAGATGCACTGAGCGGTGGCCGCGGTATGAGTGCTGAGGGTCAGCCAATTACGCTTTCTTCAGGAGTAACCGGTACTATCAGCGGTCCGGTAGATGCTATCTATATCGTGGCAACACAGCCGGAACTGGCGTTGATTAAGCCAATGCTGGATATGTCTAAAGCCTCTAAATCGGCAAGTTTATACGCCAGCTCTCGCAGCTATCAGGCGGGTGCCGGTCCGGATTTCCGCTTTGAGATGGAAGGTCTTCAGTTTAGTGAAATTCCAATGTTGGTTGGCCTTTCTCCGGCAATTTCACAGGCCGCAAGCAAATATAGCAGCGACTATACTCTGGCCCGCCTTTACGGTATGGGAGCAGATGCATGGGAACTTGCGAACCATTTCTCAGAAATTAGTCAGTTACCTGACTTCAAACTTTCGGGTTCCACAGGCATACTCAGTGCAGACACTAATTGCGTGGTTCACCGTCAATTGCCATGGATACAATACCGTCAGGGACAACTGGTTCCGGTAAAATAA
- the yidD gene encoding membrane protein insertion efficiency factor YidD codes for MLARQIATGLIKFYQQRISPHKGFCCAYRYVTGRDSCSGYALKVVQRYGVLALFNAMPRQFMRCRQANLQYSSNMKKCTEEKNKPNKYEQGCDIVSGCLESVEDISKCDCCGDASLRKILVTLFRR; via the coding sequence ATGTTAGCCAGGCAAATAGCGACAGGATTGATTAAGTTTTACCAACAGCGAATTTCACCCCATAAGGGTTTTTGTTGTGCCTATCGCTATGTGACCGGTAGAGACTCCTGCTCGGGTTATGCGCTAAAAGTTGTGCAACGTTATGGTGTATTAGCGTTGTTCAACGCTATGCCGCGTCAGTTTATGCGTTGCCGTCAGGCTAACCTGCAATACTCTTCAAATATGAAAAAGTGTACGGAAGAGAAGAATAAACCGAACAAATATGAACAGGGCTGCGATATTGTTAGTGGATGCTTAGAGTCTGTGGAAGACATTAGCAAATGCGATTGTTGTGGGGACGCCAGTTTACGAAAAATATTGGTCACATTGTTCAGACGTTAG
- the dolP gene encoding division/outer membrane stress-associated lipid-binding lipoprotein, with protein sequence MKIRNLTVLAMLLSTTMLSGCVAVVAGGAAMATKTATDPRTVGTQVDDVTLEARVSSAIAKDQEIKQEARIVTTAYHGSVLLTGQTPKAELAERAKNIAVGVDGAQEVHNAVREGKPVEIGTASSDSWITTKIRSQLLTSDKVKSSNVKVVTENGEVFLLGLVTEAQGKEAAKVASEVSGVKQVITVFQYVK encoded by the coding sequence ATGAAAATCCGTAACCTTACTGTATTGGCTATGTTACTGAGTACCACCATGCTAAGTGGCTGTGTGGCAGTCGTCGCCGGTGGTGCAGCTATGGCCACTAAAACCGCTACCGACCCACGTACAGTAGGCACGCAGGTAGATGATGTGACATTAGAAGCCCGTGTCAGTAGTGCTATTGCGAAAGATCAAGAAATTAAACAAGAAGCTCGTATTGTCACTACCGCTTACCACGGCAGCGTTTTGTTAACCGGCCAAACCCCAAAAGCAGAGTTGGCTGAGCGTGCAAAAAATATTGCTGTCGGCGTAGATGGCGCACAGGAAGTTCATAACGCAGTTCGTGAAGGTAAGCCGGTTGAAATCGGTACCGCTTCAAGCGATAGCTGGATCACCACTAAGATTCGCTCACAACTGCTAACCAGCGACAAAGTGAAATCCAGCAATGTGAAAGTTGTGACAGAGAATGGTGAAGTATTCCTGTTAGGTCTGGTGACTGAAGCCCAGGGTAAGGAAGCCGCGAAAGTTGCCAGCGAAGTCAGCGGCGTAAAACAGGTTATTACCGTATTCCAGTACGTTAAGTAA